The window ATTGAAACCCTGCCGTGCAAAAGGTAATCTGTCCATCGGCACAATAATCATGGTCTCAATACTTGTGGCGGCTGCATTAGCAGCACTTGTAGTAGTAGTCATCATTCTACGTCGCAACAGAACGCCACAGCAACCCAATCAAACACCTTCTATAACCAATTTAAACAGAATTGAAGAAGGTCAATCTACTGTTGCTGTTGTAGGATCATCACCGCCTGATCAATCCAAGAAGTCTGATCAGAGTGTAAAGCTCACGTTCTTGAAAGAATTCAATGACAGATTCGACATGACGGATTTACTCAAGGCCTCGGCCGAGATCCTAGGTAGTGGGATATTTGGGTCGACTTACAAAGCTGCTCTGAATGATGGGAAAGTCATGGTTGTGAAAAGATTCAGGCATATGAATAATTTGAACAGAGAAGAGTTCCATGAGCACATGAGAAGATTGGGTCGATTGAATCATCCAAACTTACTTCCGATCGTCGCGTTCTACTTCAGGAAAGAGGAGAAGCTCTTAGTTTCCGAGTTCATGGACAATGTCAGCCTTTCTGTTCATCTTCACGGTATTTCACAAAACCCCCCAAGCTTCCTAAAAGTAAAAAGGACTAGAAGTAGAACAAGAGAAAAACAACTTACTGGCCACCAAACTTTGACTTCTGACTGACTAACAGGATCAAGAAACTGTTTAAACCAAAACATTAGTGTTGCATGTAGAAAATATTGCAGCTGAAATTCCTTTCTCCCCTACTACTTGTAACACTGTACCATTTGATTAACGACCTACTAAACTTAATCTGATCTCTTTGTTTCAGGCAACCGATCTCGCGGCCTTCCATCTCCCGACTGGCCAACCCGATTGAACATCGTGAAAGGAATAGTCAGAGGTCTATCATACCTTTACGACCAGCTCCCGAGTTTAACAGCACCCCACGGTCACTTAAAGTCCTCGAACGTAGTCCTCGACAGGTCTTTCACTCCGAGACTCAACGACTATGGACTCGTCCCAGTAATCACTCAAGAACATgctcaagaacacatgatctcCTACAAGTCACCCGAGTACAAGCACAGTGGGCGTGTCACGAAGAAAACCGACATATGGAGTCTCGGAATCCTAATCCTGGAAATCTTGACCGGAAGATTCCCATCCAATTTCTTGCAGCAAGGCAAAGGAAGCGACACAGACTTGGCGACATGGGTCGAATCCGTTTTACGAGATGACAGCAGCAATGTAAACGTTTTCGACAAGGAAATGGGGGGGGCAAACAAACAAAGTGTAGGAGAGATTATGAAGCTGTTGAAAATTGGATTGAACTGCTGTGATGCAGAAGTTGAGAAGAGACCTGACATTAAAGAAGTCGAGCGGAAGATCGACGAAATTAAGGAAAAGGAAGGTGATGATGATTTCTATTCCTCGTACACAAGTGAAGCTGACATGAGATCCTCAAGAGGGTTGTCCGATGATATCAATCATGCCACGTCTTAATATACATAGGCGGTTGGAGTTGAATTAATCAGCATATATATAGGTGATGTCACATTTCTTACAGCTTTTTATGAAGTTTCTCTGCCAATTTTGATTCTTCAGTTTTTTATTGGTTTTTGctaattattttatgatatgTAATATTAAATCAACTCATGTTAATTATCATGTATATGCTAGCTGTATAAAAACTGTGAACGATCcttgatatttaatttattctttccaCAAGGAAAAATTCTTCATCGTTTTTACAACAGCATGAGATTATATGCGTGCCCGGTTTCGAAGCGGGTCTCGGTGGTTGCTGTAGGTCTTTGATGGTGGATGAAGCCGGAGAGATGTTGTTACTGATCTTTTCTTTCTTGATcttaataattgtttttttctgTGGCAAGCCGGCGGGCCGCCCCTCGAATCGAACGAGCCACTAAAATTTTAACACAACCCACCTATTTTTCAAGACGGGACGGGTTGGTCGGATTGATTTAACCCATTTTGCTGGCTCTATCCTTTGTGCTATCATTTCAGGCTTAGTcattatctttcaatttttgttatttttctgCATAGTGTTGACGTGAAATTAATAGAATATCAATCTTAGTTCAATAAATCAAACgtcttatataattttaattatttttcaccaaaatattgaaatttgctaaagaaataaaattattaaactaagattgaaatttgataatcgAGTTACCAAAACTGCGATTAAACCGACTgacatgacaaattttataaatttacaaTTTTCCATGTTTACACATGCTAACAGACCTTTAATTAAACTATAACCATTCTCTATCCAAAAAagatataaacttttatttataattttttcaaatatttacagcATTTACCGTATAAACAACCATGTTTCATATACTCAAATGtctatatatgtatacatatgGCGCACACATTCCtccaaaaacaagaaaaatcaagAATCCATCACCAAACAATGAAACTCCATCTTCTAAACTCACTCTTTCTTTCTCTTCAAATCATTATATTGACATCATCGCCATGCAGCAGCAATTCCCTTGGCAAGAAATATAAAACGATACCAGTAACCGATGcattaataaaagaaaattgcCCCAAAACAACCCTTTGTTTCAGGCAATTTTCCATTATTTGATCAAACAATTTTTGACTGTATCATAATCAGAAGGCTTTGTCTTGAGaaataaacttgaaattatCAATATGAAATGGCGAAGATATTTGAATTAGTACTACTGGTAGTGTaatgggaaaaaaatttataattattattttacgaAAATATAATGTATGTATTCATGctagttaatttttattttttggaaggagttaatttttattttttggaaggTACTAATTAATTTTGTTAGGCCTTGTTCTTAAAAAAGGGAAAATTGGTTAAATAAATTCGGtaactctttttttaagaaaaaaatatcttaaagtGTATTAAAAATACACTCAaaaatgtcattttaaaaaaaaaaaaaaaaaaagtttatcgaagttaaaaaaaatattgatcttaaaaaaatagtaaaatatcaTTTGGTAAATATAATGGAAGCAAAAATGACTCTTTGGTTGACGATTCCCCGGAGTAAACTTTGAGGAGTCGCATTCATATACTGTCTGTACAGATCAAATCTATCCATCGGTGATTGAATATCAGATTTTGAGCTCATAAAAGAGAGGAATGGCGTTACTAGAAGTTCTGCCTAAACACGTCGTATCGCCGGACATGTCGAATCTTCTCCCGCTTGCCACCGCTGAGCAGCAGCCTTACGTGTCCGAGCTTCTCTCTTTCACTCTCGATCGCCTCCATAAGGTATGCGGATGTCCTAGATTTAGTTAGGGTTTGGAGTTTTGAGGTATTGAATTTGTTTGGATGTTTCAGGAACCGGAATTGTTGAGAGTGGATGCAGAGAGAATCCGGCGACAGATGCAAGAGGTGGCGGTGGGGAATTATCGAGCGTTCATCGCGGCGGCAGATGCGCTGCTCGAGATCCGAGAGGAAGTTACTTCTGTCGATAGGCATCTCGAGTCTTtggtaattttaatatttggttGATTAATGACTTTTTAGCTTTTTATTTGACCGcattttatttgattgttattGATTTGCCATTGTCGTTGTAGCATCTAGTAGTTACCGGTATTTTGATTTTGGATGTTTAGGTTTGGAACGGATTTTACAATTTTGAGGTTTATATAACTCTGTCAAGCGAATCGAACACAAGCATTAAAACTTGTAGCAGGTTCCAATCGGATGCATTTCTTGAACAGGGCTTTGGGGATAGTATATTCATGAACAATTGATAGTTTTGGAATACACATTGGCAAATGGGGTTTCCTTTTGTCATTTTTTGCATGCAAACTTTGTGGATGGGACTGGAACACTTCGGTGTTTTTTCTTAATGCTGCCGTTTTAAAATGAAGGTCCAGTTTGGATTAAATAGTTACtgacttaaaaaaaaaacctaggaAATATTTTTGGCAATTCTCATGAGAGCATTTAATTGCGGTGATTTAATTTGAAGGCGTTCAATTGTTAAAGATTGAGCTGATGCAGTTTTATTGAAAGGGTAGTAGATCAAGAATATGACTggatatttattaaattgtttgaATCATTAACACGGAGAATGATAGTTTGGCTATCTTGTGTCTTTGTGATATcaataacaataaatttttgGGCATCTTCAAGATAGTGCTACATATGTTAAACATAGGAGCTTTTTAAGTTTCTCTCTGCGTCTTCACTGCATTTATGTTGAGAGGGTGATGAAATAATAATCACACTGAGACTCATAAATGCTTGTTTCCTTTGCAGATAGCTCAAATTCCAAAACTTACATCTGGCTGCTCTGAGTTTGTTGATTCAGCAGAACAAATTTTGGAGAAAAGGAGGATGAATCAGACGCTGCTTGCTAATCATAGTACCTTACTTGATTTGCTTGAAACTCCTCAGCTGATGGACACGTAATTGCGGAGCACATTTGTTTactacttttatatattttgctGATACCTTCTCGACATAGCTTTCCATGTTCTCCAATGATGATTTAATCTTATCTTGATTCAGTTGTGTGAGAAATGGAAACTATGATGAGGCTCTTGACTTAGAGGCATTCGTTGCAAAACTTACAACAATGCACCCAAAGTGAGTTGCTTCTGTATTTGTCTATACAATAAAATCCATGTTACATGTCAACCTTATCAAAGCATTTATTGAAACATTATTTTCTGTTCTTTTCCTCCTTTTCTCTTTCAAAAAGAATTCCTGTGATTCAGGCTCTGGCCGCCGAAGTCCGACAGACCACGCAATCTCTTCTTTCTCAGCTTCTGCAGAAACTTAGATCAAACATTCAAGTAATTTTTTGCATTTCGAATTCAGCCTGTGATATCGGCGCCAACAAATTTTATTGGACAATGTACCTTGCTCTCATTATACATTGATTCCCATTTTGCCTGCAGCTGCCAGAATGCCTCCGGATCATTGGATACTTACGTCGCATTGGAGTATTTAGTGAGTACGAGATGCGCCTACAGGTACTCATATTTTGATTCTGTTTTAATCCTATGTCAGGTTTATTCTTTGTTTTAATATCCTGAGGTACAAGTCTTACAAATTTTCTGATCAAGGATCCATCTCTGGTATTCAGTTTTTAAGATGCCGAGAAGCATGGCTTATGGGGTTACTTGATGATTTAGACCAGAGAAATccttatgaatatttaaaagggATGGTAAATTATCACAGAACACATCTTTTTGATGTTGTTAACCAATATCGAGCTATATTTGCGGATGACATGTCAGGGAGTGAAGAAAATTATGATGGTGGCCTTCTCTTTGACTGGGCCATGCATCAGATCACCTTGCACCTGAAGACTCTGAAAGTGATGCTTCCTAAGATAAATGAAGGTGGATCTTTGTCCAATATTCTGGATCAGTGCATGGTGAgaatcattttattatttttgctatGTCATGGTTCCACGCTTCTTTTTTAGTCGCTCAATCACTTCCCTCCTAGAACAAAATAAAAGacgaaaaaagaaaacatttataaataaaacaagcTGGCGAATTAATTCTTTTCATTATTTTGGGGAATTATTTGGTGGATGTGAATGAGGATTAATCGCtgttttttgttatttgtttGCTTGCTGGTAAACTGTGAGCGCTGTTTCGGCAATGGTTTATCAATAACTTTATGGTAGTTGTGATAGAAAAAGGGCTTTATCCTTAAAAATTGCCAATAGAGATCAATCATTCCCCCAATTCTTTTTTGGAGTTATTTTTTCATATTGTCAGAGATAATCTGGGTGTTTTTATAGTAAATATACGCCTCCGTGTAAACTTCTTTTATGCTGTATATCAATGCAATTATTGCTGTGTTACTTGCTACTTGATTTTACATGACAAACAATTTAAGCACTCTGTTACAATTATGCTTTCTGCTGTGTTTTGCAGTATTGTGCTGTGGGTCTCGGATGGGTTGGATTGGATTTCCGAGGACTACTTCCCCCATTATTTGAAGAGTAAAAACATTTCCACATAGTTTTCTATTACGTATTGGGAATTCAATTTTGGTCTCATTGTAGACATATTATTTTCTTCACAGAGCAGtgcttaatttattttcaaagaaCATGAGCACAGCTGTTGAAAATTTTCAGGTATAGTGTCCTATATAACTAATAGTGCCATTTATTAAGTATTTACAATTGCTTCTTGACTTTATGTTGCACGGAGAATTTGTAACTTCTGTTTTCCTACATCAAAGAGTACATTATCTAGTTGGAGTAGTATTGAATTTTTTCTCACTACAGTTAGTCTTGGATTCTCATCGTTGGGTCCCATTACCAGCAGTCGGTTTCCCTGCCAGTGGTTTTGGTGAAGAAAGTTTGGATGATGTCACTCCTCCATCAAATCTCATGGAGCATCCACCTCTTGCTGTGTTTATAAATGGTAAATTGAAAGTTTTTAGTGGTCTATTCATGAAATTTTGCGGTTAGATTGAATAGTTGATAAAAGTTTGTTGACGGTCGTGTTTCCTCTCTGGTGGTGGCAGGTGTATCTGCAGCAATGAATGAACTACGTCCTTGTGCGCCACTCAGTTTAAAACATGTGCTCGCGCAAGAACTAATTAAGGGTTTGCAAGCTGTTTCTGATTCTCTATTGAGATACAATACAACTAGGATGCTCAGAAGCAACGAGTCTGcccttttttttaaactttgcCAAGCGTTCATTGAGGTGATGTTGCATCTGAACTTCTCGTTTTAGCTGCAAATTTGGCCATTTATCATGTACGTGATTTTCATATCACTTTCCTTTTGATCTAGGTGGCTTTCCCCCATTGTGTTATGTGCTTCAACCGGTGTTACCCTGGTGGGGCAGCTCTGATTGGGGATGCCAAGAACTTGTTTGAAGGAATTGGCCGTCTTTTAGCAACTTCTCCTTCAAGAGAATTACCAAAACCCATGCGTAGTTCCGAGACCAAAATTGCAACAGAGAACGGTAATGTGCCTGGGGTTGAAAACGGCGTCCTACATAGTATTGAGCGAATTGCAAGTGCCAGCATAGacgaaaaagaagaaaatgggAAGAGCGATACCAGTTCACAAAATGTGGAGACAAATGAAGACGTTCAACGTTCACCAGTACCATAAATTGTTCTCAAATACCAGTCAGAACCTATATCCAGTGTATGTAATTAAATCAGCATTAACcctttttaaattcattttttgttaatttgatATCAACTCTGAGCGGGGATTCCATGAAAATCGATATCATGATAGTTACTTTTTCAACTGAGAAGGTGATTCATTTAAGCAGGATTTACGGTGATTCATTTAAGCAGGATTTAGCCGACATTGACTTGAAAGTCTATCATGTAATAGTACTATCTTATTAGTTGTATAACCCTTATATATAGCGAAACTTGACAGTTATCTGAATTTATGATTGTTGATTCTTACAAAACAAGGTTGAGTACTTACTACTCAAAAAAACCCTGTAAACCTTACTATGAGGTTAGACTCGATGAGAagctcaatttttttcttttgtctttttccttttctttttctttttctttttctttctctttcTCTTTCTCTTTCATATGAGGTCAAGTGTGGATCCCATGTGTTTGAATAATTGAACCAATAATGACGGATATGCATTTGGTGTAATACTCTCATTCTCATATCCTCATTGGAGCATTTCATCAACCACAAAACAAGCTTACTTTTATGGTGGTCAGGTACTCTAGTTTACTACATTGGTGGAACTATGATTAATTCTTCCTAGGATGGCAAAAACAGAACCAAAATTGTaggaaaaaattaaatgtaGAAGCCAAGTGAATTCCAGCCTATATTTATATAGAAAAAAGTACCTAATAAGAAGAAAATTTAAGTATCATATGGTTTGTGTGcctgaagttttttttttgtaagccTTTATATGCTTTTGATCTCAAAGTTggtattttctttcaaatagaGAATGAACATGGCTGATGCAATGAACTCCCCTgtgtaacttttttttaaaaaaataatatactaTATATGTGTAAAACTTACCTTAATCATCTTTGTTTCACAAAAAATCTGGATCTTCTGTATTTGAATGAATAATCATTATAATCTTTTCACTGTTAATATGACGGTTAAGGTTGgaataaatcattttatcaCCGGAATTTTTCAGTTTTTCCCTAAAAGAAGTAATGTATTTGCAAATACGTATAATCCCGCGCCATCTCAGCTTGCTCCATGAATTTAAATTGTGAACCTACCTCCTAGTTCATTCAATTCATTATATGCAACTTCCAATCAGATTGTAATAAATATATTcccaaaaaaaacttaaaaaacattttaaaaaacatcACATTGGTAGTGTTAGGCCCAAATTGTGTCAACCCAAATAATTTGAAGGTCCATGAGATTAAAGTTCATCAAGTCAAAATAATTAAGCGGTTGAGGGCTTGGACCACAAATGATCGAAAAAGTTGAGGAAGATGAGCCACGCCCTATCTCCATTGATCATGGAAGATGGCAAAACTGCTCTGGATAATTAAACAAAAAGAAGATAGAAACATCATAAAAGACAAAACAAACACATCCAACAAAATTAGCAGTAAAGCTTTTTAAAATTTCTCTCAATATTTTATCTGTATTTTTCTCCAATTTGTAGTATTTTAGTTTCTTCAGATTTTGCATACAACTTTCTTGTGATAATGTCGTTCAAATTCATAACAACGTTATTAAATTTGATATTGTTCATGGATTTTCTCTACAATTTCATCATATTCctcaatttatattttttttgctttGAAGTCGTACCGAGATAATTAGAACTAACGGTCGAATAGAGACACACAACGCTTGATAAAGAATTCAGATCATTCCATATTTGACATGATCACGTGCCTGGCACGTCCCCAAGTTTCATGAGAAACAGgtagattaattattttaagtttatgtcaaaaaaatttCCTCAAAATATCCCTATCCTTTTGTTGAAagcaaaatataaataaaaactagaactttttatgtctgattttaTGAGCCACACGCCTTCTACCTCACAAGACTAAAAGCACGAATGGAGAGAATTCTTATTATCAAAGTCGGAtctgaaaaacaaaaattagtATTGCATaacaaatatgattatttttatttgagttcGAATATGAATTTGTTAGATTGAGTTTCAGCTCAAAATATTGTCTCAAATTTGGGATATTCACATAAACATGTGTAttttaaatagataataaactattggtttttttttaaaaaaaatatatttataattttttaaaaattaaatttaaaaaatattatatttattccCACCTTAATATAATAATAGGACATAATAATAACTTTGAACATCGATGAACTCCTTCTACAGAAGCTTTACTCCTCTCAAACGAGATATGGTGAGTGATATTACTACACACACTAGCACACACATTCTCTTTGGCTAGCCCAACTCTgtattaatttttcatttcacTTTTGTCTCTGAGACACGAATTTTGAACGGCTTAGATTTTTGTTTTCACCGGCAATCTTTATTTCTTACGTTATTTTTTTTGGGCAGAGCTGGAGCCTGAGTTGTGGCAATTTTTGGAGTTTCAAGCCCAACATAAGACCAAGAGCCTGCTTTTCCCAGGTGGGCGTTAAATTACTTTGTTATTTGGTGTGTTTGATTGTGTTTCTGTGGCGAGTATTTCTGCAGAATGAAATGATATATAGTTGAATGTTAAATTTGGGTAAAGCTTTGATTTTTATTATCCCGCTAGTCTTTTGAATTTTTGTCGTGTGTTGGGAGATTCTTTGaaagaatgaataaaaatatgtccACTTGCAATTCTGAAGTGATGAAGAAATGGTGGGCTGGTTAGTTGTTGCTCTTCCTTGAAATGATAGTAGATTTGATGAGACTTTATCCTTTTCTAGGAAGCGTAACTTCACTAATCAAAGCTGCTCTGGAAACAAAGTAGCACACATGTTCTAGATGATACTCGATAGGTTTGGATTTCGAAACttgcatttttagaaaatttaaagaaGATCTGAATTTGTTTTTTGTGTGCACACTGGATCAGTCCCCCAATTATGGCGGGGATAAAATATTGGGACAATGGTTTATTCTCATTCAATTTTTCATAGTAGATTCATTAACATGCTGCATTTGTTTTCAGTTTTCCGGGTTACTTTGTCATCTACACGAGTGGTATGTAATGCGTAGTGCAGTGTAAATTGGATATGAAAACTCCTCTTTTTTATCCTGTGTTACGCCACAATGTTTGAAAAACTGACCAACTAAAATTTCCATTTGGTAGCCAAAACCCTTTACCAACATATTTTTTGGTGGTTCACGTGTTTTTTACGAGGTTAAGTTCTCAAAGTCGAAAATGTTATTCTAAATTAAAGGAAATGTAAATATgtttcttatatatatgtgtgtgtgtgtgtgtgtgtgtgtgtgtgtgtgagaggaCCCTAGGTGGTCCGAGTAGACACTAGTTGAAAGCAGTCTCATTTTATCTCAAATTGATGCAGATCCCATCTTGGATGAATCCAATTCATAGTTTGTTGTTGTCATTGATATTTTCTTTGATGTTATCTTTCCAGGACCGTATATTTCATTAGATTAACATTGAAATTTTGGATTTCGTTTTTCTGGATATTTTGCAGGAGAGTTGCCACATAGCACTGGGGAAGAGTTTTCAACAGCGGGTACAAAACGAAAATTTAGAAACTGTCATTACAGACAACTTTCGCATAAGAGATTATCAGAACGTCAAGGACTCCAGACTCCCACCTCTTGTTCGTGCATTGAAAGCTTCTGCAGAAGAAAATGCAGCCAGCTTTCACTTCCCCGGACATAATAGAGGGCGGGCAGCACCAGCATCGTTGATTCAACTGATTGGTTCAGGACCATTTCTACATGACTTACCAGAGCTTCCAGAGCTCGACAATCTTTTTGCTCCAGAAGGGCCTATTTTGGAAGCCCAAAAAGAGGCTGCTGATCTTTTCGGAGCATCAGAGACATGGTTTCTTGTTGGGGGCAGTACATGTGGAGTTCAGGCAGCAATTATGGCCACTTGTATGCCCGGAGATACTCTCATTCTTCCTCGAAATTCTCATATCTCTGCAGTATCCGCCATGGTACTATCTGGTGCTGTTCCCAAGTATATTGTCCCTGAGTATGATCCTAAATGGGATATTTCTGGT of the Primulina huaijiensis isolate GDHJ02 chromosome 1, ASM1229523v2, whole genome shotgun sequence genome contains:
- the LOC140984831 gene encoding pollen receptor-like kinase 4, which gives rise to MGRKGRFPSGGVVLFLAMLLHFVRSLGESDAEILREFKESLKNADALANWDGSKPPCNGYHEEWRGVLCESGFVWGLQLENMGLGGVIDVDVLVELRNLRTLSFMNNNFDGNLPNFTKLGSLKSIFLSNNKFYGEIPTNTFNGMLSLKKVHLANNKFSGSIPESLTTLPKLMELMLENNEFEGTIPHFPQSDRLKVFDVSNNQLVGEIPHTLSHMKASAFSGNDYLCGQPLKPCRAKGNLSIGTIIMVSILVAAALAALVVVVIILRRNRTPQQPNQTPSITNLNRIEEGQSTVAVVGSSPPDQSKKSDQSVKLTFLKEFNDRFDMTDLLKASAEILGSGIFGSTYKAALNDGKVMVVKRFRHMNNLNREEFHEHMRRLGRLNHPNLLPIVAFYFRKEEKLLVSEFMDNVSLSVHLHGNRSRGLPSPDWPTRLNIVKGIVRGLSYLYDQLPSLTAPHGHLKSSNVVLDRSFTPRLNDYGLVPVITQEHAQEHMISYKSPEYKHSGRVTKKTDIWSLGILILEILTGRFPSNFLQQGKGSDTDLATWVESVLRDDSSNVNVFDKEMGGANKQSVGEIMKLLKIGLNCCDAEVEKRPDIKEVERKIDEIKEKEGDDDFYSSYTSEADMRSSRGLSDDINHATS
- the LOC140984846 gene encoding conserved oligomeric Golgi complex subunit 8-like → MALLEVLPKHVVSPDMSNLLPLATAEQQPYVSELLSFTLDRLHKEPELLRVDAERIRRQMQEVAVGNYRAFIAAADALLEIREEVTSVDRHLESLIAQIPKLTSGCSEFVDSAEQILEKRRMNQTLLANHSTLLDLLETPQLMDTCVRNGNYDEALDLEAFVAKLTTMHPKIPVIQALAAEVRQTTQSLLSQLLQKLRSNIQLPECLRIIGYLRRIGVFSEYEMRLQFLRCREAWLMGLLDDLDQRNPYEYLKGMVNYHRTHLFDVVNQYRAIFADDMSGSEENYDGGLLFDWAMHQITLHLKTLKVMLPKINEGGSLSNILDQCMYCAVGLGWVGLDFRGLLPPLFEEAVLNLFSKNMSTAVENFQLVLDSHRWVPLPAVGFPASGFGEESLDDVTPPSNLMEHPPLAVFINGVSAAMNELRPCAPLSLKHVLAQELIKGLQAVSDSLLRYNTTRMLRSNESALFFKLCQAFIEVAFPHCVMCFNRCYPGGAALIGDAKNLFEGIGRLLATSPSRELPKPMRSSETKIATENGNVPGVENGVLHSIERIASASIDEKEENGKSDTSSQNVETNEDVQRSPVP